In Mycobacterium sp. Aquia_213, the sequence ATGGAGAAACTGGCCGCGCTCAACCCGCTACATCCCGAGATCGAGGGCTTTTCGATCACCGCCGGCAACGCATGCGGCGCCAACGACGGCGCCGCGGCGCTGGTCATCGCGAGCGATCGGCTTGGGTTGCCGGCGCTGGCGACCGTGCGGTCCTGGGCCTCGGTCGGCGTCGACCCCGCGATCACCGGCCTGGCGCCCGTCGACGCGATCCCGAAAGCCCTTGCCCGTGGCGGTCTTTCGATCTCAGACGTGGACCTGTTCGAAATCAACGAGGCGTTCGCCGCGATGTGTGTGGCGACCATAAAGATGCTCGAGCTCGACCCCGACAAGGTGAACGTCAGCGGCAGTGGTTGCGGGCTCGGGCATCCGGTGGCGGCAACCGGGGCCCGGATGCTGGTCACGTTGGTGCACGAACTGCGCCGGCGCGGTGGCGGAATCGGTGTCGCCGCCATGTGTGCCGGTGGTGGCATGGGTTCCGCGACGGTCATCGAGGTCCCGGCTCCATAATGTGTTTATGACCATCGCCGACCTAATCGCCGGAGCGCGCAACGGATCTCAGCGCGCGGCGGGTCGGCTGCTCAGCCTCGTCGAGGGCGAACAGCGCGACGAGGTGCTGGCCAGCATCGGCCCGGCAAGCGCGCTCACGGTGCGTGTCGTCGGTATTACCGGACCGCCCGGCGCGGGTAAGTCGACGACGGTTGCGGCCCTCGTCGGCGCCTACCGTGAGCGTGGCTGCCGGGTCGCCGTGCTGGCCGTCGACCCGTCGTCGCCGTTCAGCGGCGGCGCGCTACTGGGTGATCGCATTCGAATGGCGGCCCATATCAACGACTCTGACGTGCTGATCCGCTCGGTGGCAAGCCGCGGACACCTCGGGGGTCTGGCCGCCGCGGTGCCGGCGGCCATCCGCCTGCTGGGTGCGATCGGTTACGACATGGTGCTGCTGGAAACCGTGGGGGTGGGGCAGTCGGAGATCGAGATTGCCGCGGTGGCCGACCCCACCATCGTCATCCTCAACCCAGGGGCGGGAGACGCCGTCCAGGCCGCCAAGGCGGGCGTGCTGGAAGTCGCCGACATCGTGGCGGTCAACAAGGCCGACCGCGACGGTGCCGAACAGACCGTGCGGGATCTGCGGGCCGAGACCAAGGCGCCCATCGTCAGCCTGATCGCCGCTCGGGGGGAGGGTGTCGCCGAGCTCGTCGCCGCCATCGACGACCATCACCGCACCGACAGCCGGGAGCGTCGGGTGGCGCGCGCCCGCGCCCAGATCCTTTCCCTGGCCCAAAGCCAGC encodes:
- the meaB gene encoding methylmalonyl Co-A mutase-associated GTPase MeaB — protein: MTIADLIAGARNGSQRAAGRLLSLVEGEQRDEVLASIGPASALTVRVVGITGPPGAGKSTTVAALVGAYRERGCRVAVLAVDPSSPFSGGALLGDRIRMAAHINDSDVLIRSVASRGHLGGLAAAVPAAIRLLGAIGYDMVLLETVGVGQSEIEIAAVADPTIVILNPGAGDAVQAAKAGVLEVADIVAVNKADRDGAEQTVRDLRAETKAPIVSLIAARGEGVAELVAAIDDHHRTDSRERRVARARAQILSLAQSQLRAQPDLDVLAQSVVDGEDDPYSAAARLLLRAGQDQD